The proteins below are encoded in one region of Saccopteryx leptura isolate mSacLep1 chromosome 1, mSacLep1_pri_phased_curated, whole genome shotgun sequence:
- the KCNK5 gene encoding potassium channel subfamily K member 5 isoform X2 → MRGAHTDQGSSPGALPVFVQVVSDAAGQGVAITGNQTFNNWNWPNAMIFAATVITTIGYGNVAPKTPAGRLFCVFYGLFGVPLCLTWISALGKFFGGRAKRLGQFLTKRGVSLRKAQITCTAIFIVWGVLVHLVIPPFVFMVTEDWNYIEGLYYSFITISTIGFGDFVAGVNPSANYHALYRYFVELWIYLGLAWLSLFVNWKVSMFVEVHKAIKKRRRRRKESFESSPHSRKALQMAGGPASKDVNIFSFLSKKEETYNDLIKQIGKKAMKTSGGGDRVPGMGPGPGPGPGPGPGPGPGPGLGPGPGPQGGVPASLAPLVFYSKNRVPSLEEVSQTLRSKGHVARPPGEEAETGSPQGGSPASEVFINQLDRISEEGEPWDAPDYHPLIFQNANITFANEETGLLDEEASKSSLEDNLAGEERPPEEAEAQATLGLGELPSSDESTFTSTESELSVPYEQLMNEYNKANGPRGT, encoded by the exons GTAGTATCTGATGCCGCAGGACAGGGCGTGGCCATCACAGGGAACCAGACCTTCAACAACTGGAACTGGCCCAATGCAATGATTTTTGCAGCCACCGTCATCACTACCATCG gctATGGCAATGTAGCCCCCAAGACCCCCGCTGGGCGGCTCTTCTGTGTCTTCTATGGTCTCTTCGGGGTGCCACTCTGCCTGACGTGGATCAGCGCCCTGGGCAAGTTCTTCGGAGGACGAGCAAAGCGGCTGGGCCAGTTCCTCACCAAGAGAGGCGTGAGCCTG CGGAAGGCGCAGATCACGTGCACGGCCATCTTCATCGTGTGGGGCGTCCTGGTCCACCTGGTGATCCCGCCCTTCGTGTTCATGGTGACCGAGGACTGGAACTACATCGAGGGCCTCTACTACTCCTTcatcaccatctccaccatcgGCTTCGGCGACTTCGTGGCCG GTGTGAACCCCAGCGCCAACTACCACGCCCTGTACCGCTACTTCGTGGAGCTCTGGATCTACCTGGGGCTGGCCTGGCTGTCCCTGTTTGTCAACTGGAAGGTGAGCATGTTTGTGGAGGTACACAAGGCCATTAagaagcggcggcggcggcggaagGAGTCCTTCGAGAGCTCCCCGCACTCCAGGAAGGCGCTGCAGATGGCGGGGGGCCCAGCGTCCAAGGACGTCAACATCTTCAGCTTTCTGTCCAAAAAGGAGGAGACCTACAATGACCTCATCAAGCAGATTGGGAAGAAGGCCATGAAGACGagcgggggtggggacagggtccCGGGGATGggacctgggcctgggcctggaccCGGACCTGGACCCGGACCCGGACCCGGACCGGGACTGGGACCAGGGCCGGGGCCTCAGGGGGGCGTCCCTGCCTCCCTGGCGCCCCTGGTGTTCTACTCCAAGAACCGGGTGCCCAGCTTGGAAGAGGTGTCTCAGACGCTGAGGAGCAAGGGCCACGTGGCGCGGCCCCCCGGCGAGGAGGCCGAGACGGGGTCCCCCCAGGGCGGCTCCCCCGCCTCCGAGGTGTTCATTAACCAGCTGGACCGCATCAGCGAGGAGGGCGAGCCGTGGGACGCCCCGGACTACCACCCGCTCATCTTCCAGAACGCCAACATCACCTTTGCGAACGAGGAGACCGGCCTCCTGGACGAGGAGGCGTCCAAGTCCTCGCTGGAGGACAACCTGGCCGGGGAGGAGCGGCCCCCGGAAGAGGCCGAGGCCCAGGCGACCCTCGGCTTGGGCGAGCTGCCCTCGTCCGACGAGTCCACCTTCACCAGCACCGAGTCGGAGCTCTCCGTGCCTTACGAACAGCTCATGAACGAGTACAACAAGGCGAACGGCCCCCGGGGCACGTGA
- the KCNK5 gene encoding potassium channel subfamily K member 5 isoform X3 — MIFAATVITTIGYGNVAPKTPAGRLFCVFYGLFGVPLCLTWISALGKFFGGRAKRLGQFLTKRGVSLRKAQITCTAIFIVWGVLVHLVIPPFVFMVTEDWNYIEGLYYSFITISTIGFGDFVAGVNPSANYHALYRYFVELWIYLGLAWLSLFVNWKVSMFVEVHKAIKKRRRRRKESFESSPHSRKALQMAGGPASKDVNIFSFLSKKEETYNDLIKQIGKKAMKTSGGGDRVPGMGPGPGPGPGPGPGPGPGPGLGPGPGPQGGVPASLAPLVFYSKNRVPSLEEVSQTLRSKGHVARPPGEEAETGSPQGGSPASEVFINQLDRISEEGEPWDAPDYHPLIFQNANITFANEETGLLDEEASKSSLEDNLAGEERPPEEAEAQATLGLGELPSSDESTFTSTESELSVPYEQLMNEYNKANGPRGT, encoded by the exons ATGATTTTTGCAGCCACCGTCATCACTACCATCG gctATGGCAATGTAGCCCCCAAGACCCCCGCTGGGCGGCTCTTCTGTGTCTTCTATGGTCTCTTCGGGGTGCCACTCTGCCTGACGTGGATCAGCGCCCTGGGCAAGTTCTTCGGAGGACGAGCAAAGCGGCTGGGCCAGTTCCTCACCAAGAGAGGCGTGAGCCTG CGGAAGGCGCAGATCACGTGCACGGCCATCTTCATCGTGTGGGGCGTCCTGGTCCACCTGGTGATCCCGCCCTTCGTGTTCATGGTGACCGAGGACTGGAACTACATCGAGGGCCTCTACTACTCCTTcatcaccatctccaccatcgGCTTCGGCGACTTCGTGGCCG GTGTGAACCCCAGCGCCAACTACCACGCCCTGTACCGCTACTTCGTGGAGCTCTGGATCTACCTGGGGCTGGCCTGGCTGTCCCTGTTTGTCAACTGGAAGGTGAGCATGTTTGTGGAGGTACACAAGGCCATTAagaagcggcggcggcggcggaagGAGTCCTTCGAGAGCTCCCCGCACTCCAGGAAGGCGCTGCAGATGGCGGGGGGCCCAGCGTCCAAGGACGTCAACATCTTCAGCTTTCTGTCCAAAAAGGAGGAGACCTACAATGACCTCATCAAGCAGATTGGGAAGAAGGCCATGAAGACGagcgggggtggggacagggtccCGGGGATGggacctgggcctgggcctggaccCGGACCTGGACCCGGACCCGGACCCGGACCGGGACTGGGACCAGGGCCGGGGCCTCAGGGGGGCGTCCCTGCCTCCCTGGCGCCCCTGGTGTTCTACTCCAAGAACCGGGTGCCCAGCTTGGAAGAGGTGTCTCAGACGCTGAGGAGCAAGGGCCACGTGGCGCGGCCCCCCGGCGAGGAGGCCGAGACGGGGTCCCCCCAGGGCGGCTCCCCCGCCTCCGAGGTGTTCATTAACCAGCTGGACCGCATCAGCGAGGAGGGCGAGCCGTGGGACGCCCCGGACTACCACCCGCTCATCTTCCAGAACGCCAACATCACCTTTGCGAACGAGGAGACCGGCCTCCTGGACGAGGAGGCGTCCAAGTCCTCGCTGGAGGACAACCTGGCCGGGGAGGAGCGGCCCCCGGAAGAGGCCGAGGCCCAGGCGACCCTCGGCTTGGGCGAGCTGCCCTCGTCCGACGAGTCCACCTTCACCAGCACCGAGTCGGAGCTCTCCGTGCCTTACGAACAGCTCATGAACGAGTACAACAAGGCGAACGGCCCCCGGGGCACGTGA